A window of the Vespula vulgaris chromosome 6, iyVesVulg1.1, whole genome shotgun sequence genome harbors these coding sequences:
- the LOC127064719 gene encoding adenosylhomocysteinase-like 1 isoform X4, which yields MEMSEKKLSESKQDLNISLEASNNAFHGPRTKLDTKSGALKKSSRYRSRSLSASSTDSYSSASYTGSSSDEDDVSPREKIQKTEKGFTDFCVRNINQHAFGRREIEIAEQEMPGIMALRKRAADDRPLKNAKIVGCTHINAQTAVLIETLVELGAQVRWAACNIYSTQNEVAAALAHTGYPIFAWRGETEEDFWWCIDKCVAAENWQPNMILDDGGDATHLMLKKYNAMFKMIQGIVEESVTGVHRLYQLSKAGKLSVPAMNVNDSVTKTKFDNLYSCRESIIDSLKRSTDVMFGGKQVVICGYGEVGKGCCQALKGLGCIVYITEIDPICALQASMDGFRVMKLNEVIRNVDIVITATGNKNVVTREHMDKMKNGCVVCNMGHSNTEIDINSLRTPDLTWEKVRSQVDHVIWPDGKRIVLLAEGRLVNLSCSSIPSFVVSITAATQALALIELFNAPPGRYKSDVYLLPKKMDEYVASLHLPTFDAHLTELTDEQAKYMGLNKAGPFKPSYYRY from the exons ATGGAAATGTCAGAGAAGAAATTATCAGAGTCAAAACAGGATTTAAATATT AGCCTTGAGGCATCAAATAATGCCTTTCACGGCCCGAGAACAAAATTA GATACTAAATCTGGGGCTTTAAAGAAGTCTAGTCGCTATCGCAGCCGCTCCTTATCTGCTAGCAGCACTGACAGTTACAGTTCTg CATCTTATACAGGAAGTTCATCAGATGAAGATGATGTATCACCACGTGAGAAGATTCAAAAGACGGAAAAAGGCTTTACTGACTTCTGTGTGCGGAATATCAATCAGCATGCCTTTGGGCGCAGAGAAATTGAAATTGCAGAACAAGAAATGCCAGGAATCATGGCACTTCGTAAGCGTGCAGCAGATGATAGg CCATTGAAGAATGCTAAAATTGTGGGATGTACTCATATTAATGCCCAAACAGCAGTTTTGATTGAAACCTTAGTAGAACTTGGAGCACAAGTACGATGGGCtgcatgtaatatttattctacACAAAATGAAGTAGCAGCTGCTTTAGCTCATACTGGATATCCAATTTTTGCTTGGCGGGGTGAAACAGAAGAGGACTTTTGGTGGTGTATTGATAAGTGTGTTGCAGCTGAAAATTGGCAACCAAATATGATATTGGATGATGGAGGAGATGCAACACATTTGATgcttaaaaaatacaatgccATGTTTAAAATGATTCAAG GTATTGTTGAAGAGAGTGTTACAGGCGTCCATAGATTGTATCAATTGTCCAAGGCAGGCAAATTATCCGTCCCTGCAATGAATGTAAATGATAGTGTTACAAAGACCAAATTTGATAATCTTTATAGTTGTCGGGAAAGTATTATTGATAG TTTAAAGAGATCCACAGACGTTATGTTTGGAGGAAAACAAGTTGTAATTTGTGGTTATGGAGAAGTTGGCAAAGGATGTTGTCAAGCTCTTAAAGGATTGGGTTGTATTGTATACATTACTGAAATTGATCCAATTTGTGCATTACAAGCtag tATGGATGGGTTTAGAGTAATGAAGCTAAATGAAGTGATTAGAAATGTCGACATTGTTATTACTGCCACAGGCAATAAAAATGTAGTTACTCGGGAACACATGGATAAGATGAAAAATGGATGTGTAGTATGCAATATGGGACATAGTAATACAGAAATAGATATT AACAGTTTACGCACTCCTGATTTAACTTGGGAAAAAGTAAGATCTCAAGTGGACCATGTAATCTGGCCAGATGGAAAGCGTATCGTCCTCCTAGCGGAAGGTCGTTTGGTCAACTTGTCTTGTTCCAGTATTCCTTCTTTTGTAGTCTCCATTACAGCTGCTACACAAGCACTGGCTCTCATCGAACTGTTTAATGCTCCGCCAGGCCGTTACAAGAGTGATGTTTACTTGCTTCCAAAAAAAATGg ATGAATACGTCGCTTCATTACACTTACCAACATTTGATGCACATTTAACAGAATTAACGGATGAGCAAGCAAAATACATGGGTCTGAATAAGGCTGGACCTTTTAAGCCCAGTTATTATCg CTACTAA